The Candidatus Neomarinimicrobiota bacterium genome segment CTGGCCGCAGCTATGGGCCGTCTGGACGGCACTCCGATAGATCCTGACTTTGATTTTATGAGCCTAACTGCCATGCGGCGTGAGTCGCGGGAGAAGCTCTGCCGGGTCAGGCCCCAGACTCTCGGTCAGGCTTCGCGCATATCGGGGGTCAATCCTCCGGACATCGCTCTGCTTTCCATTCACCTCAAACGGCGGCATGTTTCACGTGAAACAGCGCCATGACAATACCCGCGCGTCTCCTTGAAGTATCATCCGCAGCTCTAAAAGAGCTTTTCGTAGCCCCCGAAGTACGGGTGAATGGCCTTCCCTTACCAGCCCTGCCCCTGGTGCTGGCCCACCTGTCGTCATCCTACGGGCTGCCCATTTTGGCAGCTTTTGAATTAATAGAAGACGCCCTGGCAGTACGCGATATTATGCTGGGACTAACAAATGGGGAGTCCCTTGCGTTCTACCCGGGTACTGGAGACACCGAAGACGTACCCCTGGGATTTTTATCGCCTTTCGAAGGCTTCCGTCTGAATGCTCTTGCAGGTTTAGGCGGTGATGAACCGCCCCCATACTTTCTGCTGACCCAAGATATTCTGACTGAAGGACTCCCTTCAAAAAGTACCATCCAGGGGACTACCATTAAGATACAGCCGGGAGCCACGTCCTACTCAGATCTGCGACGGTGGCTGGAGGCAAACGGATACGACGTTACACCGTTGGTCACTGAGCCCGGAACCTTCGCTCTCCGGGGCAGCATCATTGACTGCTATCCAGTGAACCAAGATGCCCCAGTCAGAATGGACTTCTTCGGGGAAAGCCTGGAGGAAATCCGCGAGTTTGACATCCACTCCCAAGTAAGTACCCAGAAGCGGGCCGCGGTGGCTATACTCTCTCTCGTTCAGAATGAGACCGAAAGGGTCCCCGTTTTCGACCACTTCCCCAAGGGGTGGATCCTGGCCGCCCAGGAAGATGAAGAACTCTGGTCCCTCAGCACTCACCGGGCAGGTAAGCCTGAGAGAACCATTGACCTTTCGGTAGAAATCTTCCCTGAACAGGGAACAACTGCCGAGCTGCTGCTGGCACGTTGGGAATTCTTACAGAGATCAAACCCCGGCTCGCAAATCTTGTTCGTCAGCGATCACCAGGCGCAGTTTAGCCGTGCCGCGACGATATTACCGGAAATTCCCTTACAGCATGCCTCCGGCAGCTACCCTTCCGGCTTCCACTCGGCACCCCTGGGTTTGATGGTGGTGACGCCCACCGAACTATGGCATCGACCGGCAAGCACCTGGCGGCCAGCACGTAAGGCGGTGGCTTCACTGATCACTGTGAAGCAACACATTGACACCCTGGAACCGGGCGACCCGATCGTCCACGTGAATTACGGCATTGGACAGTACCAGGGGCTCACCCACCTATCAGTGGGTGGCACCACCCAAGAGTGCCTGACCATCGAATATCACGGCGGTGACCGCGTTTATGTGTCTACCGATAAGATTTCTCTGGTGTTCCCCTACACTTTTACAGAGGGTCGCCCACCGCAGCTTGACTCGCTGCACTCGCGCCGCTGGGAGCGGATAAAACGCCAAACGCGCCGCTCAGCCGAAGAAGTGATTGATCAGCTGGCGGAGCTCTATGCCCGGCGCGCATTGGCTACCGGCATTTCTCATCCCGAGGATGACGAGTTTCAACTTGAATTTGAAGAGACCTTTCCTTTCGAAGACACACCCGACCAGGTACGTTCTACGGATGAGATCAAGCGCGACATGGAGTATCCCCGCCCTATGGACCGCCTGCTGTGCGGCGATGTGGGCTTTGGCAAGACTGAACTGGCGCTGAGAGCCGCCTTTAAGGCCATTCGTGGCGGTCAGCAAGTTGCCCTGCTGGCACCCACAACGATCCTCGCAGATCAACACTTTATCACCTTTCGTGCCCGGCTGGAACCATTCGCCGTGAACGTCCAGATGCTATCACGTTTCATAACACCGGCAAATCAACGCCACATACTTAAAGGAATCTCCGCCGGAACCGTCGATATAGTCATCGGTACCCATCGGATTCTCTCACAAGATATAGCTTTCAAACGCCTGGGGCTGCTCATAATAGATGAGGAACACCGCTTCGGTGTTAAGCAGAAGGAGCGCATAAAAGAGCTGAAGACCAACGTGGATGTCCTCAATCTATCTGCTACACCCATACCTCGTACGCTTCAATTTTCACTCGCCGGCATTCGTGACATCTCTCATCTGGACACGCCGCCCCTGGAGCGAATCCCTGTTATCACCACTATTAATTACTACAGCCAGGACCTTATCAGACGGGCTGTCACGAAGGAAATCCAAAGGGGGGGACAGGTTTACTTCGTACACAGCGAAGTAAAAAGTATTGACCGGGTAGCCCGGGACCTGGATGAACTGCTAGCAGGAGTTACGATTGGTGTCGCTCATGGGCAGATGGGCTCAAAGGAGTTGGAAACGACAATGCTGGCATTCTCGGAAGGTCGCTTTCAGCTGCTGGTTTGCACCAGTATCATCGAATCCGGAATCGACCTGCCCAATGTGAATACGGTGATCATCAACAATGCCCATCGGTTCGGACTATCACAGCTTTACCAGATACGTGGTCGTGTGGGGCGTTCAAACCGACAGGCCTACGCTTACCTGCTCATACCACGACGCCCCAGACTAACCCGTGAAGCCCTGAAACGCCTGAAGACCATTGAACGGTATACGGCCCTGGGTTCCGGCTATGCCATAGCTTTAAAGGACCTGGAAATACGCGGCACAGGCAACCTCTTCGGCCTGGAACAAAGCGGCCACGTAGCGGCGGTCGGGTTAGGCCTTTACACCCGCATAATTCAAGGCATTGCACGAGAACGTGACTTAATCCCGGATGACCTGTCCTCACCACGGCTAAGACGGGAAGAGGTTTCCGTTAGAATTTCTCAACGCGCCAGTATTCCCGATAGTTACGTACCCGACCCCCACCTGCGCCTTAACCTCTATCGCAGGCTGTCAATCATAGACAGCCTTGAAGATCTCGAGAGCTTTCGTCTAGAGATAACAGATCGCTTTGGCGCCTGTCCAAAGGAAGTGGAAGATCTGCTGCTAACAGCCCGGCTGGGCATACTATCAGCAATAATCGGCGTAAGAGCCGTGCGGTTGACAACCGCCAGCCAGATCCTGATCGATTTCACCGGTCCCGAAAATCCGACACAGCTTTTACAAAAAATTCAGGCCACCATGGAACCATTTGAGCTAAGCTATCGTTTTCAAAATCTCAAGGGTGGTGATCTGCGGCTCACATTTCCACTGGGTGAAAATGATGCTTACACCACCCTGGTATCTATATTAAGTAACCTTAGATCAGGATAATAGCTGCTAAATTTTATCCAAAGCAAGAATCCCGGCTAAACAATGATAACAAGACCGCCAGGAATGCCTTCATTCACAAGCATCATTATGATTGTCCTCATCCCTGCTACAATCAGCATGTCGCTTAGCTGCTCCCGTAGTGGACAAGAAGCCGATCCGCCTCTTGCACGAGTAGAAAAAAGCACCATCAGGCTCAGCGACCTGGATGAAGGAACTCGCGCCAACTATCTTTCCCTAGGCGAGGCAGCCGAACACTGGATTGATGATCAAGTTCTTCTGCAGCACGCTGAAGGGTCGAAGCTTATCAATCAGAGGGCCGTCACAAAGCAGCTGCAAAAACACGAGCAACGGCTACTTGCCGGCCTGCTCCTGGACTCTCTTCTGCTCAACCAGATTCAGATCGATCCGGAAGAAGTCCGGGCCTATTATGCGAATCACATAGAGGAATTCCAATTCCCTTTTAATGCTGCTCTAGTCACCCACATTTGTTTTAGGCGGCGTGATGCTGCCCTAGAAGCGCTTGACCTTCTGGGCAGCTCCGTCGCAACACGCGACTCGGTCCTCGGTCAATACAATTTTGACCATCAATTAATCTATCAAAACCAGATTATACCTTCCTTGGACGAGGCGGTTTTCCAAGCCCGTGTCACTCAGTTTTATGGCCCAATAACCTCAGATTTTGGCTACCACATAATCCTCGTTGAACGATTTTTCGATCAGGGAGATACAATCCCGTTTATCTTTGTTAGAAAGCATATCTACGAGAAACTATTTCAGATGCGACTGCCCCTGGAAAGATTAACAATAATAGACAGCTTGCGGGAAATGCTCGACGTTGAGGTATATCACGATTAAGAATCTGCTTATAGTACTGGCATTACCTGTTAGTCTTGTCGCCCAGCAGCCAGTAGACGGGATCGCTGCTATTGTGGGGGACAATATTATTCTTAAAAGCGACGTATACCAGCTCGTCATGATGAACGCATTGAGAGACCGCGTCGACATCAATACCAGGCCGGACTTGCTCAAGAATTACCACGATCAAGCCCTGGAATCCTTGATTATGCAGAATATTCTGTTAGCAAAAGCCAAGATAGATAGCATGGATATAATTCCGGATGAGGATGTTGATCAAGCCCTGGATCAACAGGTTGAGTCTATAATGGCCCAGTTAGGATCAGAGGGCCGCTTTGAAGAGGTCATGGGTCAAAGCATTAGAGATTTCAGGGAGGAGCACTGGTATGATATCCGGAAACAGATAATCGCTGAGCGCTATCAATTTGAGAAGATCACGTCTGTGAAAACATCCAGGGATGAGGTACAAGAGTTCTATTACACATATAAGGATAGCCTGCCTCCCGTAGACACAAAATATGAACTGTCACAAATTATACTGCCGATCCTCTCGGGTGAGGAGGCCAAAGAACAGGCATATAAGACCATACTGAACCTTAAAGACAGCCTTAATCACGGCGCTTCTTTCTCCGACCTTGCACGTAGATTTTCCGATGATGAAGTATCTAAAAATCAAGGGGGCAATCTTGGCTTAGTGCGGCGCGGTGAGTTAGTACCTAGATTTGAAGAAGCAGCCTTCAGCCTGGAAGAGGGTCAAATAAGTGATATTGTTGAAACCGTATTTGGGTATCATATAATACAACTCCTTGAAAAACAAGGGGAAAGGATAAATGTCAGCCACCTTTTGGTTAAAGTTGAACCCACGTCTGCTGATAGAGATAAAGCATTAGAGCGGATACGAAATTATTATTACCTCCTGGCTGATCAGCCAACCTTATTTGACTCACTTGTCAAAGAGATTTCCAATAACGATAATCCTCACAGCGATTTAGGATACATTGGCTGGTTAGAATATAGTAAACTGCCCAATGAATCGTACAAAAACGCAATCTACGGTACTGTTGCTGGTGATATTACACCCCCCTTCCAAACCAAAGATGGTTTCCACATCCTTAACGTTATCAATGTTAAAGAAGGGGGTATACCAACCCTTGAGGAATATTATCCACAGATCGAGGCCTTTGCTCTAAGAGATAAACAAATAAGATATATCAATACTTGGCTAGATAGGATACGCAAAGATATATTTATTAGGAAGATAGATTAAATATCAACATTTAATGAAGCATTATATGTGATAAAAGGTTAATATTAAGAACTTTATAAAGTTTGAACCTGTTGCTCGTGTAATAACCATCCTAAGTAACAAAAGTGAATATGTTATTCACATTGTTTCCTCAATATCTATAATGCATTTTCTGTTCTTATATTATAAAATACTGTACTTCTTATCCACATTATAAACAACCTATAATATTAAAAAAACAAATTTATATAGTTTATATTTAAATTTGATATGTTAAGACGATCTTCCTCGTCGGTAGACAAACTTAGCATTAGAGACAATTTTCTTGAAGGAAAGGATAGGAAAGAGTAATATTAGGCATAATGAATACGGTAATGGTTATACAGTCCATAGTAAAGAGGTAACAACGGATAAAACAAAACTATGAAGTTCGTCTCAGATCAACATTCTTTACAAACAGCACTTCAGCAACTAGGGAAAGTAACGCCTACCAGATCAACCTTACCTATACTAAGCTCTGTAGTGCTAA includes the following:
- a CDS encoding peptidylprolyl isomerase; this encodes MQNILLAKAKIDSMDIIPDEDVDQALDQQVESIMAQLGSEGRFEEVMGQSIRDFREEHWYDIRKQIIAERYQFEKITSVKTSRDEVQEFYYTYKDSLPPVDTKYELSQIILPILSGEEAKEQAYKTILNLKDSLNHGASFSDLARRFSDDEVSKNQGGNLGLVRRGELVPRFEEAAFSLEEGQISDIVETVFGYHIIQLLEKQGERINVSHLLVKVEPTSADRDKALERIRNYYYLLADQPTLFDSLVKEISNNDNPHSDLGYIGWLEYSKLPNESYKNAIYGTVAGDITPPFQTKDGFHILNVINVKEGGIPTLEEYYPQIEAFALRDKQIRYINTWLDRIRKDIFIRKID
- the mfd gene encoding transcription-repair coupling factor, whose product is MTIPARLLEVSSAALKELFVAPEVRVNGLPLPALPLVLAHLSSSYGLPILAAFELIEDALAVRDIMLGLTNGESLAFYPGTGDTEDVPLGFLSPFEGFRLNALAGLGGDEPPPYFLLTQDILTEGLPSKSTIQGTTIKIQPGATSYSDLRRWLEANGYDVTPLVTEPGTFALRGSIIDCYPVNQDAPVRMDFFGESLEEIREFDIHSQVSTQKRAAVAILSLVQNETERVPVFDHFPKGWILAAQEDEELWSLSTHRAGKPERTIDLSVEIFPEQGTTAELLLARWEFLQRSNPGSQILFVSDHQAQFSRAATILPEIPLQHASGSYPSGFHSAPLGLMVVTPTELWHRPASTWRPARKAVASLITVKQHIDTLEPGDPIVHVNYGIGQYQGLTHLSVGGTTQECLTIEYHGGDRVYVSTDKISLVFPYTFTEGRPPQLDSLHSRRWERIKRQTRRSAEEVIDQLAELYARRALATGISHPEDDEFQLEFEETFPFEDTPDQVRSTDEIKRDMEYPRPMDRLLCGDVGFGKTELALRAAFKAIRGGQQVALLAPTTILADQHFITFRARLEPFAVNVQMLSRFITPANQRHILKGISAGTVDIVIGTHRILSQDIAFKRLGLLIIDEEHRFGVKQKERIKELKTNVDVLNLSATPIPRTLQFSLAGIRDISHLDTPPLERIPVITTINYYSQDLIRRAVTKEIQRGGQVYFVHSEVKSIDRVARDLDELLAGVTIGVAHGQMGSKELETTMLAFSEGRFQLLVCTSIIESGIDLPNVNTVIINNAHRFGLSQLYQIRGRVGRSNRQAYAYLLIPRRPRLTREALKRLKTIERYTALGSGYAIALKDLEIRGTGNLFGLEQSGHVAAVGLGLYTRIIQGIARERDLIPDDLSSPRLRREEVSVRISQRASIPDSYVPDPHLRLNLYRRLSIIDSLEDLESFRLEITDRFGACPKEVEDLLLTARLGILSAIIGVRAVRLTTASQILIDFTGPENPTQLLQKIQATMEPFELSYRFQNLKGGDLRLTFPLGENDAYTTLVSILSNLRSG
- a CDS encoding peptidyl-prolyl cis-trans isomerase; this encodes MIVLIPATISMSLSCSRSGQEADPPLARVEKSTIRLSDLDEGTRANYLSLGEAAEHWIDDQVLLQHAEGSKLINQRAVTKQLQKHEQRLLAGLLLDSLLLNQIQIDPEEVRAYYANHIEEFQFPFNAALVTHICFRRRDAALEALDLLGSSVATRDSVLGQYNFDHQLIYQNQIIPSLDEAVFQARVTQFYGPITSDFGYHIILVERFFDQGDTIPFIFVRKHIYEKLFQMRLPLERLTIIDSLREMLDVEVYHD